The following coding sequences are from one Coffea arabica cultivar ET-39 chromosome 11e, Coffea Arabica ET-39 HiFi, whole genome shotgun sequence window:
- the LOC113718847 gene encoding uncharacterized protein: protein MDILFKQLRTKYPNLPRGSKEGSSSTAKDGTTPPQKTQSFKGERKRSQSWLRRQFSRSMSRGNESANEEEYHTAVAAAAFAVKSHEESRTRDERRGLSIRDAALPQIKSSTEDKAPVPDSRTKSIKFSGEVAMPNLDDPDRRVQISTEASEKMPEKAVVPVPPIKKKLSFADTQPEAALPGREAIKPTKKASSFDRTFSRKPEIKEPKLEVPAPVLPPFLPGDTTIRQSPKKPGKGDTRADVWEEDEMARINEKYEKKRVKILELEEEEKKAAKRRLERTEAELDKRRARATHHYRSELERIESIARGARSHATENQRYEESKVKEKASKFRMTGKLPAAFWCF, encoded by the exons ATGGATATCTTGTTCAAGCAGTTGAG GACGAAATATCCTAATTTACCCCGGGGAAGCAAAGAAGGCAGCAGCTCGACAGCAAAAGATGGCACAACGCCACCCCAGAAAACTCAATCGTTCAAAGGAG agagaaaaagaagtcaGAGCTGGTTGCGGAGGCAGTTTTCTCGATCGATGAGCAGAGGCAATGAGTCAGCCAACGAAGAGGAGTATCATACTGCAGTTGCAGCAGCTGCCTTTGCTGTTAAATCTCATGAAGAATCAAGAACAAGAGATGAGAGAAGGGGACTTAGCATTCGAGATGCAGCCCTTCCTCAGATCAAGAGCAGCACAGAAGACAAAGCTCCTGTGCCTGACAGTCGCACAAAATCCATAAAATTCTCAG GTGAAGTTGCAATGCCAAACTTGGATGATCCTGACAGGAGGGTTCAGATAAGCACAGAAGCAAGTGAAAAAATGCCCGAAAAAGCAGTTGTCCCTGTCCCACCAATCAAGAAGAAGCTGTCCTTTGCGGATACTCAACCTGAAGCTGCATTGCCTGGCAGGGAGGCCATTAAACCCACTAAAAAAGCTTCAAGTTTCGACAGAACATTCAGTAGAAAGCCAGAGATCAAAGAGCCAAAGCTGGAAGTTCCTGCACCTGTTCTGCCACCATTTCTACCTGGTGACACCACCATTAGGCAGAGTCCAAAGAAGCCAGGAAAAGGAGATACTCGGGCAGATGTTTGGGAGGAGGACGAAATGGCTAGGATAAATGAAAA GTATGAGAAGAAGAGGGTCAAAATTCTCGagttggaggaggaggagaagaaggCGGCAAAACGTCGATTAGAAAGAACAGAG GCTGAATTGGACAAAAGAAGAGCGAGAGCAACGCACCACTACCGTAGTGAACTTGAGAGAATTGAAAGCATTGCCAGAGGAGCAAGGTCTCATGCTACAGAAAATCAAAGATATGAAGAGTCCAAGGTGAAAGAAAAAGCAAGCAAGTTCAGAATGACAGGAAAACTTCCGGCAGCATTTTGGTGCTTCTAA
- the LOC113719586 gene encoding uncharacterized protein isoform X1, with amino-acid sequence MITISHSFYPRLRFAIMWKSLANAFGSFGQKKVTSSESLVCIEDSSDDEVCSNSSAEEGLECPICWESFNIVENVPYVLWCGHTLCKNCVLGLKWAALKFSTQQIQIPLFISCPWCNLLTFRLIYKGNLKFPSKNFFLLWMVESRNGDRVKTSSSICADPQVWSPRCTSVMGNPTSNIVHRRFHRLGISGSNSNDDPVGNTNNLERPQFSFQKSLDYFLQFSAKFPLVIVFLLIVLFALPSSAAILMLYLLITIVFALPAFLVLYFAYPALDWLAREITS; translated from the exons ATGATTACAATTTCTCATAGCTTTTACCCAA GGTTGCGTTTTGCCATTATGTGGAAATCTCTTGCAAATGCCTTTGGAAGCTTTGGGCAGAAGAAGGTTACTTCGAGTGAGAGTCTGGTATGCATAGAAGATTCCTCAGATGATGAGGTCTGTTCCAATTCCAGTGCTGAAGAAGGGCTGGAATGTCCAATATGCTGGGAGTCTTTTAACATTGTGGAGAATGTTCCTTATGTCTTATGGTGTGGCCACACGCTATGCAAGAATTGTGTCCTAGGACTTAAGTGGGCTGCTTTGAAATTCTCCACTCAACAGATTCAGATTCCATTGTTCATTTCCTGCCCGTGGTGCAATCTGTTGACATTTCGACTGATTTATAAGGGGAATCTGAAATTTCCCAGCAAAAATTTCTTTCTCCTTTGGATGGTTGAAAGCAGAAATGGTGACAGGGTGAAGACCTCTTCCTCCATTTGTGCAGATCCTCAGGTATGGTCTCCAAGATGTACTTCAGTGATGGGAAATCCCACATCCAATATTGTGCATAGAAGGTTCCACCGTCTGGGCATTTCAGGGTCTAACAGCAATGATGATCCTGTGGGCAACACCAACAATCTGGAAAGGCCCCAGTTTTCCTTTCAAAAATCTCTAGATTACTTCCTTCAGTTTTCGGCAAAGTTTCCATTGGTCATCGTTTTCCTTCTGATTGTTCTATTTGCATTACCCTCTAGTGCTGCCATCCTGATGCTTTACCTGCTGATCACAATTGTCTTCGCTCTTCCAGCTTTTCTAGTGTTATATTTTGCGTATCCTGCTTTGGATTGGCTGGCAAGAGAAATTACctcatga
- the LOC113719586 gene encoding uncharacterized protein isoform X2, protein MWKSLANAFGSFGQKKVTSSESLVCIEDSSDDEVCSNSSAEEGLECPICWESFNIVENVPYVLWCGHTLCKNCVLGLKWAALKFSTQQIQIPLFISCPWCNLLTFRLIYKGNLKFPSKNFFLLWMVESRNGDRVKTSSSICADPQVWSPRCTSVMGNPTSNIVHRRFHRLGISGSNSNDDPVGNTNNLERPQFSFQKSLDYFLQFSAKFPLVIVFLLIVLFALPSSAAILMLYLLITIVFALPAFLVLYFAYPALDWLAREITS, encoded by the coding sequence ATGTGGAAATCTCTTGCAAATGCCTTTGGAAGCTTTGGGCAGAAGAAGGTTACTTCGAGTGAGAGTCTGGTATGCATAGAAGATTCCTCAGATGATGAGGTCTGTTCCAATTCCAGTGCTGAAGAAGGGCTGGAATGTCCAATATGCTGGGAGTCTTTTAACATTGTGGAGAATGTTCCTTATGTCTTATGGTGTGGCCACACGCTATGCAAGAATTGTGTCCTAGGACTTAAGTGGGCTGCTTTGAAATTCTCCACTCAACAGATTCAGATTCCATTGTTCATTTCCTGCCCGTGGTGCAATCTGTTGACATTTCGACTGATTTATAAGGGGAATCTGAAATTTCCCAGCAAAAATTTCTTTCTCCTTTGGATGGTTGAAAGCAGAAATGGTGACAGGGTGAAGACCTCTTCCTCCATTTGTGCAGATCCTCAGGTATGGTCTCCAAGATGTACTTCAGTGATGGGAAATCCCACATCCAATATTGTGCATAGAAGGTTCCACCGTCTGGGCATTTCAGGGTCTAACAGCAATGATGATCCTGTGGGCAACACCAACAATCTGGAAAGGCCCCAGTTTTCCTTTCAAAAATCTCTAGATTACTTCCTTCAGTTTTCGGCAAAGTTTCCATTGGTCATCGTTTTCCTTCTGATTGTTCTATTTGCATTACCCTCTAGTGCTGCCATCCTGATGCTTTACCTGCTGATCACAATTGTCTTCGCTCTTCCAGCTTTTCTAGTGTTATATTTTGCGTATCCTGCTTTGGATTGGCTGGCAAGAGAAATTACctcatga
- the LOC113718867 gene encoding uncharacterized protein has translation MDFLKKFTDSATPQTKAETTDKSAPASEENSSLLSSAKVVADAARSTVQNEPAEKKHDNAEVAGAAADLLDAAQNYGKLDKTSGVGSYVDKAGNYLHEYETSHSTKPKASEQPKPSSEKEEEPVESAKPTSDEPKAEKLEEEPKATPEKEETKEPVTSEEPKPTAEKEEVEEPASESAPARTTTEEPKKEEEPSESAKPTTDSEEKTGGLGDYAKAAGGFLKKEGESAEGEKGESGGIGQYAKLAEGYLSKPSDSEGSKTDGGDLLKMAGGFLGKN, from the coding sequence ATGgattttttgaagaaatttactGACTCGGCCACCCCCCAAACCAAGGCTGAAACTACTGACAAATCAGCCCCAGCATCCGAAGAAAACAGCAGTCTGCTTTCAAGTGCTAAGGTGGTGGCTGATGCAGCAAGATCCACCGTTCAGAATGAACCTGCAGAGAAAAAACATGATAATGCTGAGGTTGCTGGGGCAGCTGCTGATCTTCTTGATGCTGCCCAAAATTATGGGAAGCTTGACAAGACTAGTGGAGTTGGAAGCTACGTTGACAAAGCTGGGAATTATCTTCATGAATATGAAACTTCTCATTCTACAAAGCCAAAAGCTTCTGAACAACCTAAACCCTCATCTGAGAAAGAAGAAGAGCCGGTTGAATCAGCCAAGCCCACTTCTGACGAGCCTAAGGCTGAGAAACTAGAAGAAGAGCCTAAAGCTACACCTgagaaagaagaaactaaagagCCAGTTACTTCTGAAGAGCCTAAGCCTACAGCTGAGAAAGAAGAAGTTGAAGAGCCGGCTAGTGAATCAGCTCCCGCGCGCACTACTACTGAAGAGCctaaaaaggaagaagagcCGAGTGAGTCAGCAAAGCCCACCACTGATTCAGAGGAGAAGACGGGTGGGTTAGGAGACTATGCTAAGGCTGCTGGGGGATTCTTGAAGAAAGAGGGAGAATCAGCTGAAGGTGAGAAAGGAGAATCTGGAGGGATTGGGCAGTATGCTAAATTGGCTGAGGGATACTTGAGCAAACCATCTGATTCTGAAGGCAGCAAAACTGATGGAGGAGATTTACTGAAGATGGCTGGAGGTTTCTTGGGGAAAAACTGA
- the LOC113719517 gene encoding nodulin-related protein 1-like, with protein MDYSYDKEEHHKSSKPTSDRTGDHRGHESHNQHHSTPSSSELLSSAKIVANAAKAKFQNDPNYKFDKDEVADAAENIMHAASHYGKLDEKGGAMGKIVGQAENYLHQYHSSQSPTTTTTKPGKDHSSSTTTTTTTETFHTKPGKDHHGHSGGGYGDYIKMAEGLMNKHSSGGGGGDHEGQSGGKYGEYIKMAEGMLKNHSGSGGSVGEGGGHGHGHGHSSGSGGYGDYMKMAGDFLKK; from the coding sequence ATGGATTATTCTTATGATAAAGAAGAACATCACAAATCCAGCAAGCCCACAAGTGATAGGACTGGTGATCACCGTGGTCATGAATCCCATAACCAGCATCATTCCACCCCATCCAGCTCTGAATTATTGTCAAGTGCCAAAATTGTAGCCAACGCAGCCAAGGCCAAATTCCAAAACGACCCAAATTACAAGTTTGACAAGGATGAGGTTGCCGACGCAGCTGAAAACATTATGCACGCAGCCTCACATTACGGGAAGCTAGATGAAAAGGGCGGTGCCATGGGGAAAATTGTGGGACAAGCTGAGAATTATCTCCACCAATATCACTCCTCTCAGTCCCCCACCACCACAACTACCAAGCCTGGGAAGGATCATTCAAGttcaaccaccaccaccaccactactGAGACCTTCCATACCAAGCCTGGGAAGGATCATCATGGCCATTCCGGTGGTGGATATGGGGATTATATCAAAATGGCTGAAGGGCTTATGAATAAGCATTCCTCCGGTGGCGGTGGCGGTGATCATGAGGGCCAGTCTGGGGGCAAGTATGGAGAGTATATCAAAATGGCCGAGGGGATGTTGAAGAATCACTCAGGAAGTGGTGGTTCGGTTGGGGAAGGGGGTGGACATGGTCATGGTCATGGTCATAGTTCTGGAAGTGGTGGCTATGGAGATTATATGAAGATGGCTGGAgatttcttgaagaaatag
- the LOC113719245 gene encoding uncharacterized protein, with translation MEMEIDNPKPNFKANNTQIKDEDLFKAAENGDVSVFESLSDGQLLKALSLRNEDGRSLLHVAVSFAQTQVVKILSAAEPSVSGVNSTDEEGWAPLHSAASSGSVEIVEMLLSRGADVNQKNDGGRTALHYAASKGRFKIAELLLSHGAKLNAKDKVGCTPLHRAASTGNSEVSELLIEEGAEVDDIDKAGQTPLMNAVICGNKEVALLLIRHGANVDVEDNEGYTVLGRASNDLRPALVDAAKAMLEE, from the exons ATGGAGATGGAAATCGACAATCCAAAGCCCAATTTCAAAGCTAACAACACCCAAATCAAAGACGAAGACCTCTTCAAAGCCGCTGAGAACGGCGACGTTTCCGTCTTCGAATCCCTCTCCGACGGACAGCTCCTCAAAGCCCTCTCTCTCCGCAACGAAGATGGCCGTTCTCTCCTTCACGTTGCCGTCTCCTTTGCCCAAACCCAG GTGGTGAAGATTCTATCAGCAGCAGAACCGTCTGTAAGTGGTGTAAATAGTACCGATGAGGAAGGCTGGGCTCCTCTCCATTCTGCAGCAAGCAGCGGGAGTGTCGAGATTGTGGAGATGTTGCTGAGCAGAG GAGCTGATGTTAATCAGAAGAATGATGGTGGTCGCACAGCTCTCCACTATGCTGCTAGCAAGGGTCGGTTTAAAATAGCTGAACTTTTACTCTCTCATGGTGCAAAGCTCAACGCGAAGGACAAG GTTGGTTGTACCCCATTACATCGTGCAGCCAGCACAGGGAACTCAGAAGTGTCTGAACTCTTAATTGAGGAAGGAGCTGAGGTTGATGATATTGATAAGGCGGGTCAAACTCCTCTTATGAATGCAGTGATATGCGGCAACAAAGAA GTTGCTCTCCTACTAATAAGACACGGAGCAAATGTAGATGTTGAGGACAATGAAGGATACACTGTACTCGGTCGAGCTTCTAATGATCTTCGACCAGCACTAGTTGATGCAGCGAAGGCCATGCTGGAAGAATAA
- the LOC113719246 gene encoding uncharacterized protein, with product MASSLIWASLDPSAIKPRSLFPSKVPSLPSKQFQQSEAVVGFRNNRVKEAAAASIRKVQLVSFAASAALLLCSSPANAGFFSGFSGIESVPGPELPQIDFLSRWNEENQKKYAEADAKFKESPLLKKLLEQTRLNKEKNRQATLDKYCIRGAEWGVGDCSADGMSPQDRDNFISMLKKKAGIEE from the exons ATGGCCTCATCTTTAATCTGGGCTTCACTGGACCCATCTGCCATCAAGCCAAGATCACTTTTTCCTTCTAAAGTTCCATCTCTACCTTCCAAACAGTTTCAGCAATCAGAAGCAGTAGTTGGTTTTAGGAATAATAGAGTAAAAGAAGCTGCTGCGGCTTCCATCAGAAAAGTTCAACTAGTTTCTTTCGCTGCCTCTGCTGCCCTCTTGCTATGCTCCAGTCCCG CTAATGCTGGATTTTTCTCGGGCTTCTCTGGGATAGAGTCAGTTCCTGGTCCTGAGTTACCTCAGATTGACTTTCTGTCACGCTGGAATG AAGAAAACCAGAagaagtatgctgaagctgatGCAAAATTCAAGGAGTCCCCCCTGCTCAAAAAGTTGCTTGAGCAAACTAGGTTAAACAAAGAGAA AAATCGACAAGCTACTTTAGACAAGTATTGCATCCGAGGAGCTGAATGGGGTGTAGGAGATTGTTCAGCGGATGGAATGTCACCTCAAGACAGGGATAACTTCATCTCCATGCTGAAGAAAAAGGCTGGGATAGAAGAATGA